One Paracoccaceae bacterium Fryx2 genomic region harbors:
- a CDS encoding glycosyltransferase codes for MAPRTAADGESHVGLEAGDILSTDTFFGSFYRAYWQAFTAVKDIAVVVGFRGRGKVRVFEDIGRGVVLLCEYDLQTPGLHRHLIRFRPTSLDTTLFGGEPTSRLFVEVEAKRSSEVHSIDFVTEEAPQRQATLSIGLCTFNQEAYFARTLGLVARLAAGSDAIRAVHVINQGAPFQSPAILGLLEAPKIHAIAQRNLGGCGGFTRSLAEELAAPAPASHHLMMDDDIVLDERMILRALRFLDYADRDIALGAGMLDSLRPTVMYEGGAFLRNDNTIHPYCHNVDLADTAQLWHFNTPVRTDYNAWWFCILPVEQARKLALPAPVFIRGDDFEYGQRLARAGVPTVTLPGIGVWHEPFYAKPSGWQDYYDLRNRLIFGATYGDKVQQLSLAHVTGLITTAILTHNYMSAELRMRAVTDFLTGPDRLFGSDPEEIHKGIMALARQHAPERLDASWKQRPLSQGKPRPTSMRGLAIAQLVSMLRTGLGPLRRGTAMLLDADAHPGNTAGRGYVLTNGPRSYHLRFVPRRGRMWSMMLRAALLTLRYRSGRTAAGEAWAAGIATYRDPAWWAGTFGPAAAPAQPGTAAPALSPALPAVPGGAPTPAAKPQEQLEKI; via the coding sequence GTGGCCCCCAGAACGGCCGCAGACGGGGAAAGCCATGTCGGGCTTGAAGCAGGCGACATCCTGTCTACCGACACCTTCTTCGGGTCGTTCTACCGCGCCTACTGGCAGGCCTTCACCGCGGTCAAGGATATCGCGGTCGTCGTGGGGTTCCGCGGCCGGGGCAAGGTGCGGGTGTTCGAGGATATCGGCCGCGGGGTGGTGCTGCTGTGCGAATACGACCTGCAGACCCCCGGCCTGCACCGCCACCTGATCCGGTTCCGCCCCACCAGCCTTGACACCACGCTGTTCGGCGGCGAGCCGACCAGCCGGCTGTTCGTCGAGGTCGAGGCGAAACGGTCGTCCGAGGTGCATTCGATCGACTTCGTCACCGAAGAGGCCCCCCAACGCCAGGCCACCCTGTCGATCGGGCTGTGCACCTTCAACCAGGAGGCGTATTTTGCCCGCACGCTGGGCCTCGTGGCCCGGCTGGCCGCGGGCAGCGACGCCATCCGCGCGGTGCATGTCATCAACCAGGGGGCGCCGTTCCAGTCCCCGGCGATCCTCGGCCTGCTGGAGGCCCCCAAGATCCACGCCATCGCGCAGCGCAACCTGGGCGGCTGCGGCGGCTTCACCCGCAGCCTGGCCGAGGAACTGGCGGCCCCTGCCCCGGCCAGCCATCACCTGATGATGGATGACGACATCGTGCTGGACGAACGGATGATCCTGCGCGCCCTGCGCTTTCTCGACTATGCCGACCGCGACATCGCCCTTGGCGCGGGGATGCTTGACAGCCTGCGCCCCACCGTCATGTACGAGGGCGGCGCCTTCCTGCGCAACGACAACACCATCCACCCCTATTGCCACAACGTCGATCTGGCCGACACCGCGCAGCTGTGGCACTTCAACACCCCGGTCAGGACCGACTACAACGCCTGGTGGTTCTGCATCCTGCCGGTGGAACAGGCGCGCAAGCTGGCGCTGCCCGCCCCGGTCTTCATCCGCGGCGACGATTTCGAATATGGCCAGCGGCTGGCGCGGGCGGGCGTGCCGACGGTAACCCTGCCCGGCATCGGCGTCTGGCACGAGCCGTTCTATGCCAAGCCTTCGGGCTGGCAGGATTATTACGACCTGCGCAACCGGCTGATCTTCGGCGCCACCTATGGCGACAAGGTGCAGCAGCTGTCGCTGGCGCATGTGACCGGGCTGATCACCACCGCGATCCTGACGCACAACTACATGTCGGCCGAACTGCGGATGCGGGCGGTGACCGATTTCCTGACGGGCCCCGACCGGCTGTTCGGCAGCGACCCCGAAGAGATCCACAAGGGCATCATGGCGCTGGCCAGACAGCACGCGCCCGAAAGGCTGGATGCAAGCTGGAAGCAGCGCCCGCTGTCCCAGGGCAAGCCCCGGCCGACCTCGATGCGCGGGCTGGCAATCGCCCAGCTGGTCTCGATGCTGCGCACCGGGCTGGGGCCGCTGCGCCGCGGCACGGCCATGCTGCTGGATGCCGATGCCCATCCGGGCAACACCGCCGGGCGCGGCTATGTGCTGACCAACGGGCCGCGCAGCTACCATCTGCGCTTCGTGCCGCGCCGGGGGCGGATGTGGTCGATGATGCTGCGCGCGGCCCTGCTGACGCTGCGCTACCGCTCGGGCCGCACGGCCGCGGGCGAGGCCTGGGCCGCAGGCATCGCCACCTACCGCGACCCGGCCTGGTGGGCCGGAACCTTCGGGCCCGCGGCGGCCCCGGCGCAACCCGGCACGGCCGCCCCCGCCCTGTCCCCTGCCCTGCCCGCCGTGCCCGGCGGCGCGCCAACCCCTGCGGCCAAGCCCCAAGAACAGCTGGAAAAGATCTGA